The following nucleotide sequence is from Prosthecobacter sp..
GCTGCGGCAGCAGTGCCTGGGCGAGGGCGAGTCGTTGCCGCATGCCGTGACTGTAGGTGGCGGTTTTTTGTGTGATGGCGCGGTTGAGATTGACCATCTGCACGACACGTTTGACCTCCGACTCGTCCCACCAGCCGGAAAGGGAGCAGAGCACGCGGAGATTCTGCCAGCCGCTGAGGTAATCGTAAAACACGGCCGCTTCATAAATCGCGCCGATCTGCTGAAGGGCGCCACCACGATCTTTTTGCACGCTGCGGCCACCGATGCGCACCTCGCCCTGATCCGGCCGCACCATGCCGAGTGTAATGCCCATGATGGTGCTCTTGCCAGCGCCGTTGTGGCCGAGCAGGCCAAGAATTTCGCCTTCCTTCACCTCGAAGCTCACATCATCGAGCGCCAGCCGCCCGGTGGGCCAGCGCTTGGTGAGATGTCTGACTTCGAGGAGTGCCATGGAGTGCGACAGTGGCGAGATGCCGGCGCGGATGCCAGTTTTTAGTCACGGAGCGTCAAACAAGTCGGCAAATTCGCGTTTGCCACCGTCGTCGCCCGACTGCATTACTCCGGCCTGTCCAAGCCCCCATGCCATGCAGTTTTATTTCCCCACAACCCTGAATCTCGGCCACGAACACAGCGAAGGCTTCCATCAGGAACTGCTGCGCGGACTGACCCACAAGCTGAACAACCTGCTGGCGGTGATCCAGGGCTTCAGCAGCCTGATTTTGATGCAGGAGGATCTCGATCCGGGCGTGAGCGAGAACATGCAGCACATCCGTGAGGCCTCCGTGGGCGTGACGAATCTGAGCGAGCGCATCCGCTCTGCCGGTGGTTGCGCGAAGATCAGCCCGCAGTCGCTGGGCCTGAATGAATATCTTCCCGTCATTGAAGGCGCGGTGATGGAGCCGTTTCAAAAGGAAGGCGTGCAGCTTGAGGCGGATGTGCAGCCTGGCCTGCCGCCGATCTTGGTGGACCCGACGAAGTTCAAGGACATCCTCACCGAGTTGCTGCGCAATGCCGCTGAAGCAGCCGCGAAGGGTGGCGGCCGTTGCGCGCTGAAAATTTGCGGTCCCGGCACGATCACCCCGGCCGATCAGCGCCGCGTGGACATCCTGGTGAGCAACACCGGCTCCCAGATCCCGCCGGAGAAAATCCAAGAAGTGTTCCGTCCGTTCCATGGCACGAAGAACAGCAATCACCTCGGCCTCGGGCTGACGATTGCGGCCATGCTCAGCCATCAGATGAACATCCAGCTCGGCGTGGCCTCGGAGAACAACACGACGACGTTCTGGCTTAGCTGCCCGATGGCCTGAGAACGGCCTCGGGGGTGGAATTTTCAGTTTTTTGTGCCAGTCCGAAGCAACGTCAGCGTTGCTGAAGTTGTCATAGAACCTGTTCACCTATTGGAGGTCTCCCATGAAACGATCCGCTCTGTTCCTCGCCCTGCTGCTGGCCGTGGCGCCGGCTGTGGCAGCCCCGAAAAACTACGGCACCATCACCACGCGCGATGGCAAGTCGTTTTACGAATGCAAAGTGCTGCGTGTGTATCCGGACGGTGTCGGCTTCACGCACCGGAATGGCGCGGCGAAAATCGCCTTCAAGGATCTGCCGGAAAATTTACGGCGCGAATTCCGCTATGATCCGCAGGCGGAGGCAAAGTACCAGCGTGAGCAGGCCGCGTTGCGTCAGGAGGAGCAGAAGCGCGAGAGACTGCGCGAGATCGCGATGCAGGAAAAACTGATGGAGGCACAGATGGCCGAGGCCAGCTACCTTGCGGCAGCACAGTCGGCGTATTATCGTGCACCAGCCAGCCCTTCGATGTCGCTGGCGCTGCCGGGAGAAACACTGCCGACGCTGACTTACCAAACGCCCTCATGGGTTGGCACACCGATCACAGGCCAGGCCCTTGGGGGCAGCGATTATCGCCGCAGCGGCTATTCGTATTGGGGCGGGCAACCGTTCGGCTACGGCGGTGGCTATTACCCATGGGGAGGCTACAGCGGCTATCCTTATGGCGGATACGGCCATGGTTACGGTGCCTATGTGAGTCCCACGATTTATCGTTCTTGGAACGTGGGCAGCGGGTTCCGCATCGGTGTGGGCATCTCCCCTTTCGGCGGCGGAATCCGCTTGTTCCCCTGACGTGTTGCTTCGGATTTGCGAAGCATAAAAAACTGGCAATCCGGCCGTTCTCGCGGTCAACTGAAGACCAGCCCGATGAAAACGATTCTTTCCGCCCTCATCACGCTTCCTCTTGGTTTTGCCTTCGCCGCACCGGCGCTCGAACTGGCCACGATCCACACCGTTCACGGCAAGACCTACCAGCAGTGCAAGATCGTGCAGCGCGATCCTGATGGCGTGGCCTTCACCCATCTCAAAGGCACTGCCCGCGTACTGTTCAACGACCTGCCCGAAACCACGCGGATCGAACTCGGCTACAACGCACAAGCGGCCGCAGAACTCGAAAGGAGCCGTGAACAGGACCGCCAGACAAAAATCAAAGAACGTCTCCAGCAGCAGGAGAGGATGGCAGAATTGAGACACGCGGCACGGCTGGCGGAGATCAAACGGCTCTCCCAGCAGCCGATAATCCTTTTTCAGCAGCCTTCGCCCTTTGCCGGGCCGGTTCCTGCAGTTGGTTTCGCCACCTCGGGTTGGGGAGGTGGTTTCTCATGGCACGGCAGGCATCGTCATGCCGCCGCACAGCCTCGCGGCTGGGACAATGTGGGCATTGCCACGATCGGTTCCGGGAGCGGTGGCATTTACGTGCCGCAGAGCGGCGGCTTCTTCTTCACTGGTTTGCCGCAGGTGCATCAAAGCCCGACACTGGGCTGGTACAATCCCGGCTTCTACGGCAGTCCTGCCATGCCACGCTTGGGAACATTCGGTGTCGTACCCGGGCTGGCGGCACCCAACCCGCCTGCCGTCGTGCCCGGTGTGAGGATTCCGGGCCGGGCCTCGTTTCCCGTTCGGCGATAAAAAGACAGGCGGACCCGTTTCCAGGTCCGCCCGTCGGTAAAGATGTGGGACTGCGGTTAGATCAGGCCGGCTTTTTTCAGCGTGGCGTAGGCACCGTTCTTGTCGAGCGTCTTGAGTGCACGCGCGGTGAGTTTCACCTCGATGTACTTGTTGAGTTCAGGAACGAAAATGCGCTTGCTGCGCAGGTTCGGAAAAATGACACGCTTCACACGCTTCGTGATGTGACGACCGATACCGCCTTCTTTCTTGGCTTTACCGCTGCGATGAATGTGGTGGCCGCGGGTGACGCCGACGCCGGTGATTTGACAGATAGTAGCCATAAGAGTTTCGGGGGAAAGGGGCCGCGATACTAGCCGAGGACTTCGGGGCGTCAACCAAAAGTCCGGCTTTCAGCATCAACGGCGCGGACGCCCCACCATCAAACTGGTCGTCTGCGGATTCATCAGGTAGCCAATGCCGAAATTCAACGGCTTCACGGCGTGCCGCCCGGAAGAGTAGGCTGAGACCAAATCCGGCTGCTGGCAGCCCGAAAAAATGTCCAAGGTGCTGCGATAGTTGCCGTAGAGCCACACATCCCATCCATGGCGGACGAATTCCCGGTAGGGCACGCCAGAAGGATCCTGGACGATGGCAC
It contains:
- a CDS encoding ABC transporter ATP-binding protein, whose translation is MALLEVRHLTKRWPTGRLALDDVSFEVKEGEILGLLGHNGAGKSTIMGITLGMVRPDQGEVRIGGRSVQKDRGGALQQIGAIYEAAVFYDYLSGWQNLRVLCSLSGWWDESEVKRVVQMVNLNRAITQKTATYSHGMRQRLALAQALLPQPKILLLDEPTDGLDPEGIREFRELILHLRKHQGMTIMLNSHLLAEIEQMCDRCVILKDGKKVFEGPVPSQEKTRRMFQLETSDIGLAREVLVRSGATMDKHGVVEVPLNMEPHELVTALVNGKVQVSAWQSHRRTLEELYMGLSSKS
- the rpmB gene encoding 50S ribosomal protein L28 — translated: MATICQITGVGVTRGHHIHRSGKAKKEGGIGRHITKRVKRVIFPNLRSKRIFVPELNKYIEVKLTARALKTLDKNGAYATLKKAGLI
- a CDS encoding HAMP domain-containing sensor histidine kinase is translated as MQFYFPTTLNLGHEHSEGFHQELLRGLTHKLNNLLAVIQGFSSLILMQEDLDPGVSENMQHIREASVGVTNLSERIRSAGGCAKISPQSLGLNEYLPVIEGAVMEPFQKEGVQLEADVQPGLPPILVDPTKFKDILTELLRNAAEAAAKGGGRCALKICGPGTITPADQRRVDILVSNTGSQIPPEKIQEVFRPFHGTKNSNHLGLGLTIAAMLSHQMNIQLGVASENNTTTFWLSCPMA